The following nucleotide sequence is from Trifolium pratense cultivar HEN17-A07 linkage group LG2, ARS_RC_1.1, whole genome shotgun sequence.
GATTGCACATTTCCAAATGATCCGGCTGATGAAAGAAAATCATTGTAGAATTTTACTCCCCACAACATACCTGTATCATCTGTAAAACCACATCCAAAAACAACATCAgtattgaaatataaaattatgaacATGTTTAGATATAAAGTCCAAAATATGTTTAAGCCTTATGAAAGTATAGAACTTACTTAAGCCCTCATAGGGATTTAGTGACTTGTACTTAAAGCTGAAAAGCTGAGTAAGATTATCAAAATTGGGATGCTGCACCACAAGATTCCATTGTGAGTAATTCATTCTATAATTGAAATTTGTGATTGTGATCTTGATCCTCCAATACTCTTTATAATTGAGCTTCACGTGCCAATGCACTCGTATCGGACACATGTGACTTGTACATTGAACTAGAGGTGTATTTGCAGGTTTTCCTGATGATGATACTATTGAAGATAAATGTGGAGAGTCTGGACTGCAACACAAATTCAGCAAAAATAAATCATGAGTTGGTAAAATGATGACAAAATCCACTATGAAACGTTCTTTTTAAGTACCAGGCTCCGTTtcaataaacaacttaattaagcggtTATCATATAGTAGGTGTTTGtgtaaaaactattttataacaaaagaaaaaatcaaatcaaattgttttcatataagctataagctgctTTTATGAGCTATCCTGGAGAGTTTataaaataagctgaaaatagcttgtgaacatgtcataagctattttcataagctctctcaaacagtCTTCTGGAACAAGATGaatgaaaatgataaattgGAGACTTACTTTACACAACTGTCAGGTTGTGTTTTGTTTTGGCAGCCACATGTGCAGGTTGGGCAGTTTACTACCGTGTCATTATAGAAGGATGAGAGTGAAACACAACAAGTTGGTGTCTTTTGAGCCAAGAATTGAGAGTAAGTACAAGTAATGTTCCAGGTCACTGCCACAAAAACATTAATATTAAGTTATAGAAAACCTCAAATTTGAATAGTGTGGCTACTATGCACACATCTTATATCTAGATCATGGTTTTAAACTGCGGTTTGCAATCGCAATTACGGCCGCTATGTTAAGGATTTTGAGATCTCTACATCAATATTGCAACCGCAATTTTAATGCATAGGCCGCATTTTCCCACAATATAACGATTTGCTATGTAatcgcaatttaaaaccatgatctAGATGCTGATATTATCAAGAAAGTTAGGAAAAGACAATTAGCAACTTACTCAGGGCTTGTGTCACTCTCCTCTTATCACTGGTAATAAATTGAGTTGGTCTAACAATTTTTGCAGGACCACAAGTGTAACCAGGACCAGGTGCTCTGAGTGTGAAATTCCTCGGAAGTTTTACTGTTTTATTAGTTGTTCCGGCAGAACCAACACTAAGTTGAAAAGAACTTACTGCATTGCTTGGATCTTGAGCCCATGAATTCAAGACTCCACCTTTGCAACAATTTGCAATCTGTTGGTTGTAAGGAGTTCCTGGCAACATATCAACTACCGTTGGATCTTTCTTACAACAATGTGGAGTTCCTGCTTTGAATTTCGAACAATCTCCTTGTTCTGTTGTTTGGCTTCCCATCATGTTCCAAATTACTTCCTTTTTAGCCCATGTCCACCCTAGTGTCCATCCTGGCTCTTGAATATGTCGATATTGTTGAAAGTTGTACATTGTAACAATAGCCTGCTCAACACAAACCAATCAAAATGTTTTAGAAATACTCGAATCTATTTGGCGTCAgaaaacattttatattttcattttctgatTTCGCTTCTAATTGcaaaattgtcaatttgtttGTACAGAAAACGTTGGAAAcaactttatttttgttttccatTATTTTCCAACCCTACAAAATGAGCTTGTAAGGTAAGGGGTATCTCCCACTTATAAATTCAATAATTCAGGTCATATTTCATCGAACATCATCCCCTCATATGGATCGTGATAAAATCTAGTTTAGGCCTAACTCAACTCTAAAAAACGACATGTAAGGTGAGAGATGTCTCCCGCTTATAAACTCGTTTTCAACTCATACACGGGACTTCTCAACAATAACAAGTTAACccaataaaaaatcttttaagtacAGATTGAAACAGGTATGTACAATAGAGAACATTCCATCAAGCATAGTTTTACATTTTCCTTATATTTAATCAACATTTTACATAGTTCTTACTTGTtgattccataaaaaaaattcaaatcacaAGTCAAATTACAGAGTGTGCTTAATGTTTTTCCTTGAACTTAATCAAATTAAGGAAGTTGTGAACACTTACAACATAGCCATCTGCAGTCCAACTCATGACATCCCATTTGAGTGTTATATTTCCAGTTGGATCTAACGGATCATAGGCTTCTGTAAATCAAAAATCACTTTCAAATTATCACTACTATTcaagccaatttttttttaacaaattaaagcTCTATATTGACTAGATTGTTAatcaaaagatatatatatatatatatatataaaaaaaataaaaaataaaaaaaagatctTTATCATAAATCCATAAGTAGAATCACCAAAAATGTTGACTTACTTAAATCAATTTTCATATCCATAATGGTTCTAACTATATATTATCTATTCAAATCTCAAAAATAGAAATACACTTCAACAATTCAACCATCATTCACCAAAGTTGTAATAAAAAGAGACTAACGACTTTTATAAGAAAACAGAAAATGTAAAGTGATTAATTGAGAGAAGTAGATTTACCTGTGGAAGTGAATGTTGAGCAAGAGAAGAGTAACAAGAGTAAAACTACAATAGACTCCATTTTTTCTTGATGCAGATTTGCTTGTTTTTTTTCTAACAATGAAGCTCTCAAGTTAAAGATCTGCAGAAGCAGTAAGAGGTGAAGAGAGAGTAAGAAATCTTAGCTCTATAGTTTCATGAGCAGAGCAAGAGTTGTGACTTTGTGATGAAGTGATATACTATACTATAACTATAAATCAATGTAATCACGGTCTTTTATTATGTAGTTgtaaaattaagaaataataacaTGTGGAAGAAGATATGAAACAAGACAttaaatatcaaatatcaaCAATA
It contains:
- the LOC123905501 gene encoding protein COBRA-like, encoding MESIVVLLLLLFSCSTFTSTEAYDPLDPTGNITLKWDVMSWTADGYVAIVTMYNFQQYRHIQEPGWTLGWTWAKKEVIWNMMGSQTTEQGDCSKFKAGTPHCCKKDPTVVDMLPGTPYNQQIANCCKGGVLNSWAQDPSNAVSSFQLSVGSAGTTNKTVKLPRNFTLRAPGPGYTCGPAKIVRPTQFITSDKRRVTQALMTWNITCTYSQFLAQKTPTCCVSLSSFYNDTVVNCPTCTCGCQNKTQPDSCVNPDSPHLSSIVSSSGKPANTPLVQCTSHMCPIRVHWHVKLNYKEYWRIKITITNFNYRMNYSQWNLVVQHPNFDNLTQLFSFKYKSLNPYEGLNDTGMLWGVKFYNDFLSSAGSFGNVQSEILFRKDKSTFTFDKGWAFPRRIYFNGDNCVMPPPDAYPWSPNASSKLVFSLVITLVATLASLLIILN